AATTCTAATATATAAACAATTTTGTTTTGTACATTTATATTAGGTAAATCAATAAAAACATTACCAATATCTTTTGTCGATATATTTGCCTGGCTAGCACTACCTTTAGCAATAGATGCTAATGA
Above is a window of Oceanivirga salmonicida DNA encoding:
- a CDS encoding restriction endonuclease subunit S — translated: SLASIAKGSASQANISTKDIGNVFIDLPNINVQNKIVYILELISNKIELNNRINDNLTA